AGGCGGAAACGGAGCAGGGAATTCATCATTTAgggattaaaatatttgcttgaATCACCTGAAAAGGAGGTCAATGAAATGTATTTGAGATGAGAAATACGAGATGCCCGTTGTTATGGCACTTGTGAGATAATCCCTTCTAACGAGAACATCCTTGGTTTCCCTCTTTGCAGATACTTCCTATGAGAAGGCGTGCCGCCGTGGATCCGCCCCCACCACGCCCATTTTGGGCAGCAAACAACACCAGACGGAGCACAATGCCACCTCGCGATTCACCAACTTCTTTTCCAAAAAGTAAGTTTTATTTGTAGTTCGATTTTTGCTTGCATATcgtgttatttttatatgttaaCGATGTTTATTCAATTTGATGGGTATAAGAACTGTGGTCCGATTTTCgtaaatatttgcttatatCTCAGTGCTTTGCTgccttataaataatttttttttttttcagaagtAGTTTTTGCttctcattttttatttgtttttctgttttttttgtatttttttttattttttttttttatttatataagctcatataattaatatatcagTTTTATCAGATAATTGGTACTTATAAAAATATCGATTTCTCCGATCCTATAAACtatataaagtttatttttttggaaaatcttTGTTAAACAGTTATTTTTTGCCTAATACAAactaaagtgtttttttttttcggaagaagaatttttttcattcatattatatttttgtatatttgtttaaaccTAGTTTGTTATTCGTATAATCTAATGAAATCGATTAAAAATGTGCATTGCAATTAATATCAAATGATTGTAGCTCATAAAAATATCCTATAAACTATAGgtatatattttggtttattgAGAATATTTTTGTGTATCTAGCTCTTGTTCGTTGCTCGTCTACCCATTAAATTTACCATCATATCATTTACGATTGTATCTTTCTGTGTGGCCTAACAACAGATCCAATCCCTGAAGCGGACCAAGTCGGTGACCAAGCTGGAGCGGACCAAGCGCGGTTCGGGCGGACTGAGGGGATCCCGATCGCACGAGAGCCTGCTGTCCAGTCATGCCGTCATGTCCACCATAGGTGAGTGCCTTCGAGTCAACAATGCGTCCATAGAGCTAACCAATATCCTTCCTGCCCTCCAGATCTCTCCTGCAATGgggcagtgggcgtggcacccGTGCACCAGTCCGTTTTGGGGCGACGTCACTGTTTCCAGGTGCGCGGCGGGCCGCGTGGCGAGCGTTACTACTCGTGCGGATCGCGCCAGGAGCGTGACCTCTGGATCTACTCGCTGCGCAAGTCGATCGCCCCGAATGCGGAGCACACCCGTCGCACGGACAACTCGCTGAAGATGTGGGTCTACGAGGCAAAGAATCTGCCGCCAAAGAAGCGATACTTCTGCGAACTGCAGCTGGACAAGACGCTGTACGGGCGGACTTCGGTGAAGCTGCAGACGGATCTGTTGTTTTGGGGCGAGCACTTCGACTTCCCCGACATACCCGAGATCAATGTGATCAATGTGAATGTGTTCCGTGAGGTGgacaagaagaagaagcggGACAAGTACCAGTTTGTGGGCTCGGTGACGATACCGGTGCGCGACGTGACCTCCAGACTGCCCTGCGAGCACTGGCATCCCATACTGAGCGAAAAGGCGGGCGATAGTCTGGGCCGGACGTCGGGCGGCGGCGGAAGTGGCTCCGGCAAGGACAAGGACCAGCTGCCCACGCTGAGGATCAAGTGCCGGTTCCAGAGCACCGAGATCCTGCCCATCAATGTGTATGGCAACTTCTTGGCCTATCTGAAGGAGAACTACAAGCGCGTGTGCGAGACCCTCGAGCCGGTGATTGGGGTGAAGGCCAAGGAGGACATTGGACAGGCCCTGGTGCTGCTGATGCATGCCCAGGGATTGGCCGGCGCCTTCCTCACCGATGTGGTGGCCCTCGACCTGCTGCGCGTGGGCGACCAGAGGCTGACGTTTAGGGGCAACTCACTGGCCACCAAGAGCATGGAGGCATTCCTCAAGCTGACGGGCGAACAGTATCTGCAGGACACCCTGTCGGCGCCCATCAACGAGCTGATTCAATCGGAGCGGGACTGCGAGGTGGATCCCACGAAGGCGAGCGGTTCGTCGGCGGGCTCGCTGCAGCGTCAGCAGGCCGCCCTGCGCGGCGCTGtgcggggggcgtggcagtgcATCTTTGAGTCGCACAAGCACTTTCCCGCCCAGCTGCGCAATTGCTTTGCCACGTTCCGGGAGCGCTTGCAGCAGCTGGGCCGCCAGGACATGGCCGACAACCTGATCTCGGCGAGCATCTTCCTGCGCTTCCTGTGCCCGGCCATCCTGTCGCCGTCGCTGTTCAACATCACCACCGAACTGCCATCGGCGCGGGCCACACGCAACCTCACGCTGGTGGCCAAGACGCTGCAAACGCTGGCCAACTTCACCCGCTTTCAGGGCAAGGAGAACTTCATGGAGTTCCTCAACGATTTCCTCGAAGCGGAGGCCGACCGGATGCAGCAGTTTCTCGAGATAATATCCACGCGACCGGAGCACCCGGCCCCCGATTCGATACTCGACTGGGCTGGCTACATTGACCAGGGCAAACAGCTGTCCATCCTCCACACGCTGCTCAGCGAGAGTCTGGCCAAGCTGCCGGAGGCCAGGCAGCACGAACTGGACCCCCTGCAGCACATTCTGGACGAGATTAGCCGGGCCAAGGAGCAGGGCTCGGGCACAGCGCTGCCCGGTGGCTATCTGCCGGCCACATCCGCCTCCTCCACGCACTCGATAGCCAGCGAGAATCAGGAGAATCGCAATCCGGGCTCGGCGGCCCCGCATGCGGGCTCCAATCCGGAGCAGTTGCTGCCGCAGCAAAGCCAGTTGGCCCAGCCGCAGCATGCGATTGTTAGCAAACCCTTGTCGGCGGAGCGTGGCATAATGCGAGGTGTACTCACGCCGAATTCCCTGGAGAAGAATATCTTTCGTTACAATGATCCCACGGTTAATGGTTttctccagcagcagcagcagcagcagcagcagcagcaacaacagcagcaacagcagcagcaactgcaacaacaacagcatccGCACCACCAGCATCCCCTACAGCTGCTATCCAATTCGCAAACGTCCATTGCCGGCGGCAATCAGTATATGAGTTCGCCGGGTGGCCTGCAGCATGCCCAATCGCAGACCTCGATGGCATCCTCATCGATTAATGGCAGCATCAGCAATCTGCTGCATGGCCACCATCCGCAGCAACAGATGCAGCTGCATCCACATTCTCAGCCACAGGCACAACCACATCCACATGCGCATCACTGCCCGCCGGCGCCGCAGACGAGTGCCTCCAGCACCATGGAGCGGATGGAGCGGATGAACTATCCGTATTTGGCGCACAATGGCAACGACTACGAGTCCAACACGACGCCATCCAGCACTCGCTCCAAGACACTGCCACGCAacgggaatggaaatggaaatggcaatggcaatggcaacggTATTGGAATCCAAtccaatggcaatggcaacatGAGCAGCAATAACAACCAGAGTGGCAGCTACGACGACATGCACGGCGAGTTCCAGATCCAGATATCGGGGCTGGATACGAGCAGTGCCTTTGTGTGCAAGTCACCCACGCCCATGATGAAATCCAGTTTGGGTCCAGCTGGGGCGGCACGAGGCGGCCACCACAAGCTGAACCTGGGCATACCCGATCATTCGGTTGGCTATGTGCGGGGCGGCGGTGGCAGCAGCCTCAATCCCAACTCGAATATGCCCAAGAATCTGGAGGATCTCGACGATCTGTTCAAGTATGCCGAGGAGCATGATGTAGCGGAGCCGGCTAACCATCATTTGCACAGCCAGAGTGCTCACCAGAGTGGCCAACAGAGTGGTCACCAGAGTGGTCACCAGAGTGGTCACCACAAGCCCGCTGGTGTGCCCGGCAAGGAGCAGCTGTCGGCGAAGAGCAGCCACTGCAGCTCCGGCTACCAGAGCATCTCCACCAATCCCTCGCCCTCGCAGTCCTCCAGTCCCGTGGAGAGCCAGCTGAAGGCCGCGATGGGCAGTCACAATGCGCCGCTGGCCTTCAAGAATCCCTCCTACCAGCTGCAGCAGCCCCCAACGGGCTCGTCCCGTTCTTCGGCTGCAGCTAATccccaccagcaacagcagcagcagcaacagcagtttGGTAGCCGCCTGAAACCCATTGGCGGTGGCTTAGTGGCCGCCAGGGCGGCGTTCCTCAATAGCGGCGGAGCGTTGGAGGTGGCGGCCACCCTGACGCCCAGTTCCTCGGATGAACAGCTGTCGGGGGACAACTACTTCAGCTatgcagcggcggcggcggccggAGCGGGCATGTCCACCAAGCTGGAGGCCCAACGCTCGctcagcggcggcagcagctcCTCCACCTCGGCCTCGGCGGCATCCACCTCGAATCTGGGCAAGAGCGCTGGCTCCTCCGCCTACGGTCGGCTGAATGGGCCGCTCAAACGGGAGGATGTCTATGGCAGTGGTtacggcggcagcagcggcaatgTCGGATATGGCCTCTCCACTTCCAGTGTGGCTGCAGCccatcagcagcatcaacagcatcagccgcatcagcagctccagctgcagcagcatcagcagcaaagGGAAAGGGAACGGGATAGGGATAGGGATAGGGAGCAGGAACTGAAGCAGTACGCAGGCAGTGTTTCGGGCAGTGTGGGATCGGCCAATTCGGCGGCCCAGAGGCGTCTGAGTTTGGATTCGGCACGCACGCTCTCCGACAGCAGCACGGATACGGAGGGTGAGTTGGACTCTTTATATATATCTAGCTACCTATCTATCTATCTGGAATATAACTAACTAAGGATAATCCTTATAATCCAGGACACTGCAATCAACTGCAGGAGGGCAAGCGACGCAGGCAGTTGCGCAGCAGTggcggcagtggcagtggcagcggcggaggaggaggaggaggagccggTTCGGAACAGGGACTGGGCAAGAGCTATGACCAGAACGGGGAGATCCAGCTGCTGCAACAGACGCTGGACACGCTCCGGCACACACTCGACCGGGACGAGGCGGAGCTGCGCGACTCCAGTGACGAGCTGTTCGGCCTCCAGCGACCAGCGGGCAGCGCCGGCAGCAACGGGTCCAACAATCTCAGCCTGCAGTCGGAGTCCACCATGCGCAGCATCATCGACAGGTGGGAATAGCTCTCGATTTAAGCCAAAAAGCATGTAGCCGAAATGGGTTCTTGAAGCTGTTTGTAAACGTTGTGTTTTGCATTAACGCAATAATCATTTGTTGTTCATTTGTTCACAATAGTttaatatgttattatttgcGTATTTGTCTATTTTAAAAGCCtaatcatttaaaatagaaatttcACATCAAGGCTAGTTTTCTTCTCTTCATGGATTTATCAGTTTAAAACCTGCGTCAAGATAAATGTGAGGATAAGGGTCCACGGGCcttagtattttatttatttgacttgattatgatttttttaaatgtcaaatATATACGCTAGTATTTCATTTAGAACAATATGTAAAATTAACCAATTGCTGCCACTGCACCGTTTACAACCATGGGGCTTTGATTAACCACCAATTTCTGCAACATAACACTTGAAATAATTGTGCAGAACCAGTCCTTCAGtggaaaacttaattaaagtttctttCAATCCTCCTGCAGACTCATCACCATGGAGGAGGAGCTGCGCCGCGAGCAGCTGAAGATGTCGCTGGCGCTGTCGCACAAGCAGCGCGTGATCGAGGAGCAGGGCCAGCAGATCGCGGCACTGGACGCGGCCAATAGCCGGCTGTTGAGCGCCCTGACCGCCCTGCGCCAGCGGTACGAgacccagcagcagcagcaacagcagcagcagcaccaagCACCACCAAAGACCCAGAAGCCGCAGTGAGCGGATGGGGGAGGAAGGGTAGAGATCGGAGGAGGATTGCAAGGAGACCGGAACCGGAACCGAGACCTTGGCTAACTGACGGGTGGCATCTTTGTTGTACACAACATGCAAACTTATGGACACCGTCGCGGTTCTGTCTTAAGGAtacctttttgtttatttttttttagctattttttttgtatgctaCATAAATTATACTAcatgtttaatatataattacacACATAACAAACAtacattataaataatttctcaatcttatgtttaaaaacaaaaacgaaatgtGAAAACGCAACTGCAAAAGCAGTAAGATAAACCGCAGAAGTACGGAGCATGGAAGTGAAGAAGAAACAAGAACAAGTTAAgataatgaataaaattataaccaAAGTTAGACAAAAATTCATGAGTTGTTTACTTATttctttcattaaaaaacttatttctcttgggaaatcaaaaaattcaagATTTATTTacgggttttttgttttacaattcacataaaacattttcagcttaattaccattcaaatttaatttttggtattttcaaaattgattactttccaaattatttaaatacttttaatactTATTTGGATCGAGTCAAATATAATGGGAAGATGTCAATGAGATGTAAACTTACACACTGTTACATGCACCTTACACaattttttgacatatttaACTAGTTGACATAACAGGCAATTTTACATGGTTTCTACGTATTTACATGTAGGGTTGTTTTAAAGTCTTGAAAGGTAGATGGAGCCAGCAGACTCAAAATAAGTTaagcatattaaaaaaaaaacaaaccaaatatatttatatataaatattttaaaaattaaaaacgttagtcaaatgaattcaattaaattcgaATTGATAAGCTCATCGTGAATatctaaaaatacaaaaatcagaGCCATTTTCACCTACTAATGCTGTTtccagaaaacaaataaaaaatgtataaaagaaaaccaaagCAATCTATTCAAtactcaaacaaaaaacagataTGTGAAATTTCctgttaataatttattaaagtgaATTGTACAAATCACATATTTAAACTGATCTTCTCCACAGGGAGCCAAAGAATATGTTCATTGGATGAGTAACACAATCGGCAATCAGTTCCAAATGCGATCGCCCTGCTTTGTCAACGATTGTTATATGTGAAAAccatataatttttctttccaaAAGAGGGGCTATAAATTGTAACGGAAATCTGGTTAACGTTTGGCGGTCGGGGATCCCCCGAAAATGGGGGGCGCCTCAGCGACTGCTGATGGACTGGCCGGTCGACTTTTGACGcctcttttgttttccttCGGCTCTTTGTTGCCTTGTTGCCTTGTTGGCTGCGGCTTTTCATTTTTCCCAACCGTCTTGTgattaattacattttcttaTGCCCcttctctctttctttctttctttctctctctcgctACCCgcttttcaattcaattttttggcCGCATCGTCAGCTTCATCGTCAGCGTcactttttgaaattaaattttgattaattgcaGTCGGcaccttttttatttggtgTTTTCGAGTGCGGCGCTACGGGAAAAGTGTTTTGCAGCCTGCAACTCCGCAATCGAAATTCACTGCACTTGCCCCGCACcctatatatctatatataccCTGTCCACCAGACCATTGGCCTGTCACCCCCCCGCTGGCTGTCggggaaaaggaaaaaccaTCTCGagacaaaataattttcaggtgtgaaaaattttgaaatgcgCTTTCAATTTGCGCTGCCGACAAGAGAAGATGGGAACGGAAAGGCAGGCgatggagttggagttggagatGGAGATGTAGAAGCAGAGTGCGCCCCATTAACGCAGCAACCAAATAAAGTCATTACCAATGCGCCGGTTTCAAAAAGGAAAGGGACTGGGGGAAGATTGCACAGGGAAAAAATGTGCTTATATTACAAGATGTGCAAAAATGCATATtgaaaagcattaaaaaaaacattgatgagtgaaaaaattgttgaatgAAGTTGTTACAAAACTTACAAAAGCCTTTAAAATGTGgaaaattttgtgtttgggacaaatacaaattaaatttgttgagaGTACCTATTctacaaaaaatcgatatgTTGGTACAAATACTGTAGATACCACTAATAAATCCAATATAAATCCAAAATGAATACAAACATgtttttacaaaatagaaaactattttgaaaaataacgaaataaaatagttaaaaatttaaatattcaattttaatatttccaaatcgaaaaaaattaaaaaataacaaattctgATTaccaaaatctaaaatttacTTAGAACTTAAACGCAGAAATTAttcgttttttaaaatcacaCCTCAAAGCTGAATAATTTTCGCGGCTCTTATTTTACTGtcttaataaacaaatagttaagcaaatggattttttttagaaaaaaataccaaCACTCGCCATCATCGAATGGAGGAGTCCAATTAGAAATCCAATATGAGgaaatgttaataaaactaaattgtaTCATGTGCCGAACAAATTTCGTAATAGTAATTGGACATTTATCTCAATTTTGTTCCTGATTTTGGGTtcgcaatttaaaattagctaAAAATGGAATTAATCCTCTGATGATAATTGTGTTGTTCAGTTTACCCCGTTTCTTTTGTCAGTGCAGAGGCACAGGTAAGTTGCCATCTAATGCGCCCCAAACAATTTGCTACGTAGGCCGCAGCCACACCTACCTGCTGCCAATGGCCAACATGCAATGTGCCGTCCAAAACACCGCCCCTTTTGTAACCCCCGCCCCTGCTCCTCTCCTTTTCCCTTCCCCTTTTATCCATAGACCTAGAGACCAGCTCGTTTGCAGGAACCAAGTCCAAGTTACTTTTCGTGTCTTGTGGCTAGCTGCAAGTCCAACTCGAGGACCGAGATCAGATAACTCAATTATTCGCGGCGTAAACAAATGCTGCCTTTCAGGGTTTTTAGCCAACATCCCGTCCATCTGCAGCACAACCCCATCACCCCACCACCCAGCACCACCCCCCCTCCCCCTACCCCCTACCCCCTACCCCCTTCGAAGGGCAATGGAATGGAGTCGAATGGGATGGGTTATTATCCCAGGCATAAATGGATTGTAAACGTGATTTTTATAGTCATTTAGCATAATAATGCATTTTATGGTTTTGGCCAGTCGGAGCACTCGCCCTATCTCCCTCTAGCTCCCCTTCCATCTCACTCTTTTCTTCTCCTGCCGCAACCGT
Above is a window of Drosophila gunungcola strain Sukarami chromosome X unlocalized genomic scaffold, Dgunungcola_SK_2 000032F, whole genome shotgun sequence DNA encoding:
- the LOC128260554 gene encoding ras GTPase-activating protein raskol; its protein translation is MSTIDLSCNGAVGVAPVHQSVLGRRHCFQVRGGPRGERYYSCGSRQERDLWIYSLRKSIAPNAEHTRRTDNSLKMWVYEAKNLPPKKRYFCELQLDKTLYGRTSVKLQTDLLFWGEHFDFPDIPEINVINVNVFREVDKKKKRDKYQFVGSVTIPVRDVTSRLPCEHWHPILSEKAGDSLGRTSGGGGSGSGKDKDQLPTLRIKCRFQSTEILPINVYGNFLAYLKENYKRVCETLEPVIGVKAKEDIGQALVLLMHAQGLAGAFLTDVVALDLLRVGDQRLTFRGNSLATKSMEAFLKLTGEQYLQDTLSAPINELIQSERDCEVDPTKASGSSAGSLQRQQAALRGAVRGAWQCIFESHKHFPAQLRNCFATFRERLQQLGRQDMADNLISASIFLRFLCPAILSPSLFNITTELPSARATRNLTLVAKTLQTLANFTRFQGKENFMEFLNDFLEAEADRMQQFLEIISTRPEHPAPDSILDWAGYIDQGKQLSILHTLLSESLAKLPEARQHELDPLQHILDEISRAKEQGSGTALPGGYLPATSASSTHSIASENQENRNPGSAAPHAGSNPEQLLPQQSQLAQPQHAIVSKPLSAERGIMRGVLTPNSLEKNIFRYNDPTVNGFLQQQQQQQQQQQQQQQQQQQLQQQQHPHHQHPLQLLSNSQTSIAGGNQYMSSPGGLQHAQSQTSMASSSINGSISNLLHGHHPQQQMQLHPHSQPQAQPHPHAHHCPPAPQTSASSTMERMERMNYPYLAHNGNDYESNTTPSSTRSKTLPRNGNGNGNGNGNGNGIGIQSNGNGNMSSNNNQSGSYDDMHGEFQIQISGLDTSSAFVCKSPTPMMKSSLGPAGAARGGHHKLNLGIPDHSVGYVRGGGGSSLNPNSNMPKNLEDLDDLFKYAEEHDVAEPANHHLHSQSAHQSGQQSGHQSGHQSGHHKPAGVPGKEQLSAKSSHCSSGYQSISTNPSPSQSSSPVESQLKAAMGSHNAPLAFKNPSYQLQQPPTGSSRSSAAANPHQQQQQQQQQFGSRLKPIGGGLVAARAAFLNSGGALEVAATLTPSSSDEQLSGDNYFSYAAAAAAGAGMSTKLEAQRSLSGGSSSSTSASAASTSNLGKSAGSSAYGRLNGPLKREDVYGSGYGGSSGNVGYGLSTSSVAAAHQQHQQHQPHQQLQLQQHQQQRERERDRDRDREQELKQYAGSVSGSVGSANSAAQRRLSLDSARTLSDSSTDTEGHCNQLQEGKRRRQLRSSGGSGSGSGGGGGGGAGSEQGLGKSYDQNGEIQLLQQTLDTLRHTLDRDEAELRDSSDELFGLQRPAGSAGSNGSNNLSLQSESTMRSIIDRLITMEEELRREQLKMSLALSHKQRVIEEQGQQIAALDAANSRLLSALTALRQRYETQQQQQQQQQHQAPPKTQKPQ